One genomic region from Streptomyces venezuelae encodes:
- a CDS encoding PLP-dependent cysteine synthase family protein produces the protein MHSSTTDVTPPTRSALSGLVGNTPLLHVSEPLAPVGRGFWAKLEGFNPGGIKDRPGLHMVERARARGDLRPGARIIESTSGTLGLGLALAGMVYGHPVTLVTDPGLEMSMTRLLSAYGAQVNVVSEPHPTGGWQQARRDRVTQLLAQHPGSWCPDQYNNPDNTTAYTPLALELATELGHIDVLVCSVGTGGHSAGVSRVLRQLYPDLTLVGVDTIGSTIFGQPARTRLMRGLGSSIYPRNVAYEQFSEVHWVAPSEAVWSCRQLATSHYATGGWSVGAVALVAGWLSRALPKETRIAAIFPDGPQRYLGTVYDDDYCAAHGLLDGPPAPEPDVIGRLDEKEVTRWTRCTTVVDPLKLTDEDPAADAELTDAAEERA, from the coding sequence ATGCACTCCTCGACCACCGACGTCACACCCCCCACCCGCTCCGCCCTGTCCGGGCTGGTAGGCAACACCCCTCTCCTCCATGTCTCGGAGCCGCTCGCCCCGGTGGGCCGCGGCTTCTGGGCCAAGTTGGAGGGCTTCAACCCCGGCGGCATCAAGGACCGCCCGGGTCTCCACATGGTCGAGCGGGCCCGCGCCCGTGGCGACCTTCGCCCCGGCGCACGGATCATCGAGTCCACCAGCGGTACGCTCGGACTCGGCCTCGCCCTCGCCGGCATGGTCTACGGACACCCCGTCACCCTGGTCACCGACCCGGGCCTGGAGATGTCCATGACGCGACTGCTGTCCGCGTACGGAGCCCAGGTCAACGTGGTCTCCGAGCCGCACCCCACCGGCGGGTGGCAGCAGGCCCGCCGGGACCGGGTCACCCAGCTCCTCGCTCAGCACCCCGGCTCCTGGTGCCCGGACCAGTACAACAACCCGGACAACACCACCGCGTACACCCCGCTCGCCCTCGAACTCGCCACCGAACTCGGCCACATCGACGTCCTGGTGTGCAGCGTGGGCACCGGCGGACACTCGGCCGGGGTGTCCCGCGTACTGCGCCAGCTCTACCCGGACCTGACCCTGGTCGGCGTCGACACCATCGGCTCCACGATCTTCGGCCAGCCGGCCCGCACCCGGCTCATGCGCGGACTCGGATCGAGCATCTATCCGCGCAACGTCGCGTACGAGCAGTTCAGCGAGGTGCACTGGGTGGCACCGAGTGAGGCGGTGTGGAGCTGCCGCCAGCTCGCCACCTCTCACTACGCGACCGGCGGTTGGAGCGTCGGCGCCGTCGCCCTGGTCGCGGGATGGCTCTCCCGCGCTCTGCCCAAGGAGACCCGGATCGCCGCGATCTTCCCTGACGGACCGCAGCGCTACCTCGGCACCGTGTACGACGACGACTACTGCGCCGCCCACGGCCTCCTCGACGGTCCGCCCGCGCCCGAGCCCGACGTCATCGGCCGCCTCGACGAGAAGGAGGTCACCCGCTGGACCCGCTGCACCACCGTCGTCGACCCCCTCAAGCTCACCGATGAGGACCCGGCCGCCGACGCCGAGCTCACGGACGCCGCGGAGGAGCGGGCCTGA
- a CDS encoding class I SAM-dependent methyltransferase: MEHIVNTGQAQAWNGPEGSHWAAYQDRWDAVNDGFNKLLLDAAGLAHNAQVLDIGCGAGRTTRLAARLAPAGRAVGLDLSGPMLDRARATARDEAVANAEFLQGDAQVHPLSPDTFDAAISRYGVMFFADPAAAFANLGRALRPHGRLAFVCPAEPEGNEWITAMTSLRGILPVGDFGTPGAGMFSLSDPDRITGILSAAGFADIRIEHVTAYGHWGEHAEDAAAFLLDSGPGRHLLDQVDADVQAQARSALQDVLRLHETEGRVALRSTAWLVTARRQAATPSGA, encoded by the coding sequence ATGGAACACATCGTCAACACCGGGCAGGCGCAGGCGTGGAACGGCCCGGAAGGCAGCCACTGGGCCGCCTATCAGGACCGCTGGGACGCCGTGAACGACGGCTTCAACAAGCTGCTGCTCGATGCCGCCGGCCTCGCCCACAACGCCCAGGTACTCGACATCGGCTGCGGAGCCGGCCGGACGACCCGCCTCGCCGCCCGCCTTGCCCCGGCCGGGCGGGCTGTGGGCCTGGACCTCTCCGGGCCGATGCTCGACCGCGCCCGGGCCACCGCCCGCGACGAGGCTGTGGCCAACGCCGAATTCCTACAGGGCGACGCGCAGGTGCACCCCCTTTCCCCGGATACGTTCGACGCGGCCATCAGCCGGTACGGCGTGATGTTCTTCGCCGACCCCGCCGCGGCTTTCGCCAACCTCGGTCGCGCGCTTCGGCCGCACGGACGCCTCGCGTTCGTCTGCCCGGCCGAGCCGGAGGGGAACGAGTGGATCACGGCTATGACGTCACTGCGCGGCATCCTCCCGGTCGGAGATTTCGGCACGCCGGGCGCGGGCATGTTCTCGCTGTCCGATCCCGACCGCATCACCGGGATTCTCTCCGCCGCCGGCTTCGCGGACATCCGCATCGAGCACGTGACGGCGTACGGGCACTGGGGCGAGCACGCCGAGGACGCTGCGGCGTTTCTCCTGGATTCCGGCCCCGGCCGCCATCTGCTCGACCAGGTGGACGCCGACGTACAGGCCCAGGCCCGGAGCGCGCTGCAAGACGTGCTGCGACTCCACGAAACAGAGGGCCGGGTGGCGCTTCGGAGTACGGCATGGCTGGTGACCGCGCGTCGACAGGCCGCAACGCCGTCCGGGGCCTGA
- a CDS encoding heavy-metal-associated domain-containing protein — protein sequence MSAHSTIYKVAGVNSGHCKAIVSGALRELDVVDTVQVEISTGLITINSTAELDDKLIEDTVEDAGYDYVGRA from the coding sequence ATGTCCGCGCACTCCACTATCTACAAGGTCGCCGGCGTCAACAGCGGTCACTGCAAGGCGATCGTCAGCGGCGCGCTCCGGGAGCTCGACGTCGTCGACACGGTGCAGGTCGAGATCTCCACCGGACTGATCACCATCAACAGCACCGCGGAGCTGGACGACAAGCTCATCGAAGACACCGTCGAGGACGCCGGTTACGACTACGTCGGCCGCGCCTGA
- a CDS encoding CbtA family protein translates to MNSATVGKLLARGMVAGLLAGLLALVVAYFLGEPPTEAGIAYEAAHSHEEGAELVSRAAQSTTGLATGILVYGVGLGGIAALAYCFALGRIGAFGPRATAALLSLGGLLAFSVVPFLKYPANPPAVSDPATISQRTTLYLLMVVLSVLLAVSAVIVGKRLAPRLGSWNASVAAGVFFVLAVGLAYAFLPAVNEMPKDFPASVVWQFRVSAIAIQATLWAGFGLVFGILAERLLQPRESGERIGAMEPGAVAPSS, encoded by the coding sequence ATGAACTCCGCAACTGTCGGAAAGCTCCTTGCCCGCGGCATGGTGGCCGGTCTCCTGGCCGGCCTCCTCGCCCTGGTCGTCGCCTACTTCCTCGGTGAGCCGCCGACCGAGGCCGGCATCGCCTACGAGGCGGCGCACAGTCATGAGGAGGGGGCGGAACTGGTCAGCCGTGCGGCCCAGTCCACCACGGGTCTCGCGACCGGGATCCTCGTCTACGGCGTCGGCCTCGGCGGAATCGCGGCGCTGGCGTACTGCTTCGCCCTGGGCCGGATCGGCGCATTCGGACCCCGCGCCACCGCGGCGCTGCTGTCCCTCGGCGGCCTGCTCGCGTTCTCCGTGGTGCCGTTCCTCAAGTACCCCGCCAATCCGCCGGCGGTCAGCGATCCGGCGACGATCAGCCAGCGCACCACCCTGTACCTGCTCATGGTGGTGCTCAGCGTGCTGCTCGCCGTCTCCGCCGTGATCGTCGGCAAGCGGCTCGCGCCTCGTCTGGGCAGCTGGAACGCGTCGGTCGCGGCAGGGGTGTTCTTCGTCCTCGCCGTCGGACTCGCCTACGCCTTCCTGCCGGCAGTCAACGAGATGCCGAAGGACTTCCCGGCTTCGGTCGTCTGGCAGTTCCGCGTCTCCGCGATCGCCATCCAGGCCACGCTGTGGGCCGGATTCGGTCTCGTCTTCGGCATCCTGGCCGAGCGGCTGCTGCAGCCGCGCGAGTCCGGAGAGCGGATCGGGGCCATGGAGCCGGGGGCGGTCGCGCCCTCGTCCTGA
- a CDS encoding F510_1955 family glycosylhydrolase — MPAFTNPFRRPRTRALSAVGSAAAGALLLAACGDGTTSEGAAAGSDGAKPTPALHSHIHGLGVDPEDGKLYVATHEGIFTPDDAGSPQLVGNNKDDFMGFTVAGAKTFLASGHPAPDSDQPADHGLIKSTDAGKSWKSASLKGEADFHSLDHAKGVIYGYDSTRGLLRVSKDGTSWQNRAQLQALDFAVNPADPSQVVATTAEGVARSTDGGATFGPGEGAGMEYLSWGSPSALFGVDFTGALSISSDGGATWKKAATVPGGQPQALTAVDERHVLAASQDGIYESQDAGRTFTKRLSVASGDHH; from the coding sequence ATGCCTGCCTTCACGAACCCGTTCCGCCGACCCCGTACCCGCGCACTCTCCGCCGTAGGCTCCGCCGCTGCGGGTGCGCTCCTCCTTGCCGCCTGTGGTGACGGGACCACCTCCGAAGGCGCTGCTGCCGGGAGTGACGGCGCCAAGCCGACCCCGGCCCTGCACAGTCACATTCACGGACTGGGGGTCGACCCGGAAGACGGCAAGCTGTACGTGGCCACCCACGAGGGAATCTTCACTCCGGATGACGCAGGAAGCCCGCAGTTGGTCGGGAACAACAAGGACGACTTCATGGGCTTCACCGTGGCCGGCGCCAAGACCTTCCTGGCCAGCGGCCACCCGGCCCCCGACAGCGACCAGCCGGCCGACCACGGGTTGATCAAGAGCACCGATGCCGGAAAGTCGTGGAAGAGTGCCTCGCTCAAGGGCGAGGCGGACTTCCACAGCCTGGACCACGCAAAGGGCGTCATCTACGGGTACGACAGCACACGCGGCCTGCTGCGCGTGAGCAAGGACGGCACGAGCTGGCAAAACCGTGCCCAGTTGCAGGCTCTTGATTTCGCGGTCAATCCAGCGGACCCGAGCCAGGTCGTCGCCACCACGGCGGAAGGCGTTGCACGCAGCACGGACGGAGGTGCAACCTTCGGCCCCGGTGAGGGGGCTGGCATGGAGTACTTGTCCTGGGGATCGCCGAGCGCGTTGTTCGGCGTCGACTTCACCGGCGCTCTGAGCATCAGTTCGGACGGTGGCGCCACCTGGAAGAAGGCGGCTACCGTGCCCGGAGGACAACCCCAGGCCCTGACCGCCGTCGATGAGCGGCACGTCCTCGCGGCTAGCCAGGACGGGATCTACGAGTCCCAGGACGCGGGGAGGACCTTCACCAAGCGCCTCTCTGTGGCAAGCGGCGATCACCACTGA
- a CDS encoding aminotransferase class V-fold PLP-dependent enzyme — protein MSMTNRRDLLARSAGVAAVALVPGSGVARVPTPQDLPVTTPDGGVNWDALRAQFRLEPGWANLALFYLASHPKVVRDAVDHLSAQVDANPLSVPTGLALPDGPTGWPRVRQSLATYLGGRAEDIAMTASTSIGLGVVYNGVVTRPGHEFLLTELDHNSHRTAARLAAERHGNTVRLVSWFADPATATAEGIAAAVGEAIRRNTRVVGITWVQSSTGLRMPVRAVAEVVRRANEGRSPADRCLLVVDGVHGLAAVDEDAAGLGADVVVAGTHKWLFGPRGTGLVWVAPDVLEQLRPTFVSFISGGGAAPLSPGGFLAFEHAFALPVAVALHEQLGRARVAARITQLSTRAKQGLSRIRGVTVHTPADPDLSAGITCFSVAGYTHQQVVDHAAAARVRLSTLNYTRIGTAVINTPAEIDTALNNLADLTR, from the coding sequence ATGTCGATGACGAATCGGCGTGATCTGCTGGCGAGATCTGCGGGAGTGGCGGCAGTCGCCCTCGTGCCCGGCTCCGGCGTGGCAAGGGTGCCCACACCACAGGATCTGCCGGTCACTACGCCCGATGGGGGCGTGAACTGGGACGCCTTGCGGGCGCAGTTTCGTCTGGAGCCGGGATGGGCGAACCTCGCGTTGTTCTACCTGGCCTCGCATCCGAAGGTCGTACGTGATGCGGTGGATCATCTGAGTGCACAGGTCGACGCCAATCCTCTGTCGGTACCCACGGGGTTGGCGTTGCCCGACGGTCCGACTGGATGGCCCCGTGTTCGCCAGTCGCTCGCGACCTATCTGGGAGGCCGGGCCGAGGACATCGCGATGACGGCGAGCACGAGTATCGGGCTGGGTGTCGTCTACAACGGCGTCGTGACCCGTCCGGGACATGAGTTCCTGTTGACGGAGCTCGACCATAACTCCCATCGCACCGCCGCCCGACTGGCCGCCGAAAGGCACGGCAATACGGTGCGGCTGGTCTCGTGGTTCGCGGATCCGGCCACCGCGACGGCGGAAGGCATCGCAGCGGCGGTCGGCGAGGCGATCCGCCGGAATACCAGAGTCGTGGGGATCACCTGGGTGCAGTCCAGTACGGGGCTGCGGATGCCGGTGCGTGCGGTGGCCGAGGTGGTGCGACGGGCCAATGAAGGACGCAGTCCTGCCGACCGATGCCTGCTGGTCGTCGACGGCGTGCACGGGCTGGCGGCAGTCGACGAGGATGCCGCCGGCCTGGGTGCGGACGTGGTGGTCGCAGGAACGCACAAATGGCTTTTCGGCCCAAGGGGGACGGGGCTGGTCTGGGTGGCGCCGGACGTACTCGAGCAGCTGCGGCCCACGTTCGTGAGCTTCATCAGCGGCGGGGGAGCAGCGCCTCTGTCGCCCGGCGGGTTTCTGGCGTTCGAGCATGCCTTCGCCCTGCCCGTGGCAGTGGCGCTGCATGAGCAGCTGGGCCGAGCTCGGGTTGCCGCCCGCATCACACAGCTGTCGACCCGGGCGAAACAAGGACTGAGCCGCATCCGCGGGGTCACTGTGCACACTCCTGCCGACCCGGACCTGTCAGCGGGCATCACCTGTTTCAGCGTGGCCGGATACACCCATCAGCAGGTCGTCGACCACGCCGCCGCCGCCCGCGTGCGGCTGTCCACCTTGAACTACACGCGCATCGGCACCGCCGTCATCAACACCCCAGCAGAGATCGACACCGCACTCAACAACCTGGCTGATCTCACCCGCTGA
- a CDS encoding TetR family transcriptional regulator, whose product MSPRGVAIPDIRERLFAAAERVVTRDGPGALTSRAVTNEAGVAKGALHAHFAGLDEFIGELVLDRFASTARQADQLTSLVGQDTVKANLVTVTAALLASVNPAMVTLAMTRPAAARHTRRGLEAGAPAFSAIQDSMAGYLDAESRLGRIPAGTDTATTALALVGTVHHLLMTSGPDGQPEPRQTVERLVTLLIAT is encoded by the coding sequence ATGTCACCACGCGGTGTAGCGATTCCCGACATACGTGAGCGGCTGTTCGCGGCGGCGGAAAGAGTGGTGACCCGAGACGGGCCAGGGGCGCTCACGAGCAGGGCGGTCACGAACGAGGCCGGAGTCGCGAAGGGGGCCCTGCATGCCCATTTCGCGGGCCTGGACGAGTTCATCGGCGAGCTCGTCCTGGACCGCTTCGCGAGTACGGCACGCCAGGCCGACCAGCTGACGTCGCTGGTTGGCCAGGACACGGTGAAGGCCAACCTCGTCACAGTCACAGCCGCGCTTCTGGCTTCGGTGAATCCGGCCATGGTCACCCTCGCCATGACCCGCCCGGCAGCCGCACGGCACACGCGTCGGGGGCTGGAGGCAGGGGCGCCCGCCTTCTCGGCAATCCAGGACTCCATGGCCGGCTACCTCGACGCCGAGAGCCGGCTGGGCAGGATCCCGGCCGGTACCGACACCGCGACCACAGCTCTCGCCCTGGTCGGGACTGTGCACCACCTACTGATGACCAGCGGCCCGGACGGGCAACCCGAACCCCGACAAACCGTCGAGCGCCTGGTCACCCTCCTCATTGCCACCTAG
- a CDS encoding heavy metal translocating P-type ATPase, whose translation MSTPTTAGTAQVELAIGGMTCASCAARIEKKLNRMDGVEATVNYATEKAKVTFDADIDVADLIATVEATGYTAAEPAPPRSETPGGPEGPSDEEKADEELRPLKQRLITAVALAVPVIAMAMIPALQIEYWQWLSLTLAAPVVVYAAWPFHKAAWTNAKHGAATMDTLISVGTIAAFLWSLWALFFGTAGTPGMTHPFEFTIARSDGAGNIYLEAAAGVTAFILAGRYFEARSKRKAGAALKALMQLGAKEVTVLRGGQEVTVPTADLQVGDRFLVRPGEKIATDGTVVEGSSAVDASMLTGESVPVEVSVGDSVTGATLNAGGRLVVEATRVGSDTQLARMAKLVEDAQNGKAAAQRLADKISAVFVPVVIALALGTLGFWLGTGSGLTAAFTAAVAVLIIACPCALGLATPTALMVGTGRGAQLGILIKGPEVLETTRKVDTIVLDKTGTVTTGRMTLIKVHTAEGVDETDVLRLAGALEHSSEHPIAQAVATGAAAKVGTLPTPEDFANIPGLGVQGIVDGHAVLVGREKLLDEWAMALPADLKTAKDTAEKAGKTAIAVAWDGEARAVLEVADAIKETSPEAIRRLRALGLTPILLTGDNKAVAESVAAEVGIDEVIAEVMPQDKVDVVKKLQAEGRSVAMVGDGVNDAAALAQADLGLAMGTGTDAAIEAGDLTLVRGDLRAAADAIRLSRKTLGTIRSNLFWAFAYNVAALPLAAAGLLNPMIAGAAMAFSSVFVVGNSLRLRGFQAADK comes from the coding sequence ATGAGCACCCCAACGACGGCCGGGACCGCTCAGGTCGAGCTCGCCATCGGCGGCATGACCTGCGCCTCGTGCGCGGCCCGAATCGAGAAGAAGCTCAACCGCATGGACGGGGTCGAGGCCACCGTCAACTACGCCACCGAGAAGGCGAAGGTGACCTTCGACGCCGACATCGACGTCGCCGACCTGATCGCCACCGTCGAGGCCACCGGCTACACCGCCGCCGAGCCCGCGCCCCCGAGGAGCGAGACGCCCGGCGGCCCCGAGGGGCCCTCCGACGAGGAGAAGGCCGACGAGGAGCTGCGGCCCCTCAAGCAGCGGCTGATCACCGCCGTCGCCCTCGCCGTGCCGGTCATCGCGATGGCGATGATCCCGGCGCTGCAGATCGAGTACTGGCAGTGGCTGAGCCTCACGCTCGCCGCGCCGGTCGTCGTCTACGCCGCCTGGCCCTTCCACAAGGCCGCCTGGACCAACGCCAAGCACGGCGCGGCCACCATGGACACCCTGATCTCGGTCGGCACGATCGCCGCGTTCCTCTGGTCTCTGTGGGCGCTGTTCTTCGGGACCGCCGGTACGCCGGGGATGACGCACCCCTTCGAGTTCACGATCGCCCGCTCCGACGGCGCCGGGAACATCTACCTGGAGGCCGCCGCCGGCGTCACCGCCTTCATCCTGGCCGGCCGGTACTTCGAGGCCCGCTCGAAGCGCAAGGCGGGCGCCGCGCTCAAGGCGCTGATGCAGCTGGGCGCCAAGGAGGTCACCGTCCTGCGGGGCGGCCAGGAGGTCACCGTGCCGACCGCCGACCTCCAGGTCGGGGACCGTTTCCTGGTCCGCCCGGGCGAGAAGATCGCCACCGACGGCACCGTCGTCGAGGGTTCGTCCGCCGTGGACGCCTCCATGCTCACCGGCGAGTCCGTGCCGGTCGAGGTCTCCGTCGGCGACTCCGTCACCGGCGCCACCCTGAACGCCGGCGGCCGGCTCGTCGTCGAGGCGACCCGCGTCGGCTCCGACACGCAGCTCGCCCGGATGGCCAAGCTGGTCGAGGACGCGCAGAACGGCAAGGCCGCCGCCCAGCGCCTCGCCGACAAGATCTCGGCCGTCTTCGTACCCGTAGTCATCGCGCTCGCGCTCGGCACCCTCGGCTTCTGGCTCGGCACCGGCTCCGGACTGACCGCCGCTTTCACCGCGGCCGTCGCCGTCCTGATCATCGCCTGCCCCTGCGCCCTGGGCCTGGCGACCCCGACCGCCCTCATGGTCGGCACCGGCCGCGGCGCGCAGCTCGGCATCCTGATCAAGGGCCCCGAGGTCCTGGAGACCACCCGCAAGGTCGACACGATCGTCCTCGACAAGACCGGCACCGTCACCACCGGCCGCATGACCCTCATCAAGGTCCACACCGCCGAAGGCGTGGACGAGACCGACGTCCTGCGGCTCGCCGGCGCCCTGGAGCACTCCTCCGAGCACCCGATCGCCCAGGCCGTCGCCACCGGCGCCGCCGCCAAGGTCGGCACGCTCCCCACCCCCGAGGACTTCGCCAACATCCCCGGACTCGGCGTCCAGGGCATCGTCGACGGCCACGCCGTCCTCGTCGGCCGCGAGAAGCTCCTCGACGAGTGGGCCATGGCCCTCCCGGCGGACCTCAAGACCGCCAAGGACACCGCGGAGAAGGCCGGCAAGACCGCGATCGCCGTGGCCTGGGACGGCGAGGCCCGCGCGGTCCTCGAAGTCGCCGACGCCATCAAGGAGACCAGCCCCGAGGCCATCCGGCGGCTGCGCGCCCTCGGCCTCACCCCGATCCTGCTCACCGGCGACAACAAGGCGGTCGCCGAGTCCGTCGCCGCCGAGGTCGGCATCGACGAGGTCATCGCGGAGGTCATGCCGCAGGACAAGGTCGACGTCGTCAAGAAGCTGCAGGCGGAGGGCCGTTCGGTCGCCATGGTCGGCGACGGCGTCAACGACGCCGCCGCGCTCGCCCAGGCCGACCTGGGCCTGGCGATGGGCACCGGCACGGACGCCGCCATCGAGGCCGGCGACCTGACGCTCGTGCGGGGGGACCTGCGGGCCGCGGCCGACGCGATCCGGCTCTCCCGCAAGACGCTCGGCACGATCCGCTCGAACCTGTTCTGGGCCTTCGCCTACAACGTGGCCGCCCTGCCGCTCGCCGCGGCCGGACTGCTCAACCCGATGATCGCGGGGGCCGCGATGGCCTTCTCCTCGGTCTTCGTCGTCGGCAACAGCCTGCGCCTGCGCGGCTTCCAGGCCGCCGACAAGTAG
- a CDS encoding histidine phosphatase family protein — MRFGDVRLDERALRQAQAAARSLPTATASLLYSAPSHRCAQTFEVLGWDVVTVEPALRDVDTGNWLGRTLAEVAAEDGAGLAAWMSDPDAAPHGGESVAQVCHRIATWMGGLPDDAGRVLAVVEPAVVRAAVVSALGAPQQSFWRIDVPPLAVVQLTGRDGRWNLRMGAASAASGDGSR, encoded by the coding sequence GTGCGATTCGGCGACGTGCGCCTCGACGAACGGGCGCTGCGGCAGGCGCAGGCAGCTGCCCGTTCTCTGCCCACAGCCACGGCCTCCCTGCTGTACTCGGCGCCCTCGCACCGCTGCGCTCAGACCTTCGAGGTTCTGGGGTGGGACGTGGTCACCGTCGAACCTGCTCTTCGCGACGTCGACACGGGCAACTGGCTCGGCCGGACGCTCGCCGAGGTCGCGGCCGAGGACGGTGCCGGGCTCGCCGCGTGGATGTCGGATCCGGACGCCGCACCGCACGGCGGCGAATCGGTGGCGCAGGTCTGCCACCGGATCGCCACATGGATGGGCGGCCTGCCGGACGATGCCGGGCGTGTACTGGCCGTGGTCGAACCGGCAGTTGTGCGCGCGGCGGTCGTGTCCGCACTGGGCGCACCGCAGCAGTCGTTCTGGCGCATCGACGTTCCGCCTCTGGCCGTTGTTCAGCTCACGGGCCGTGACGGGCGCTGGAACCTGCGGATGGGTGCCGCCTCAGCCGCAAGCGGCGATGGCAGCAGGTGA
- a CDS encoding CbtB domain-containing protein — MAQAAVQPSAAAPAVLPVKSILPWAVFFGALMLLALFFVGAEQGATAIFAGEGVHEWVHDGRHLLGFPCH; from the coding sequence ATGGCCCAGGCCGCTGTTCAGCCGAGCGCCGCCGCCCCCGCCGTACTGCCCGTCAAGTCGATTCTGCCCTGGGCTGTCTTCTTCGGGGCACTGATGCTGCTCGCGCTCTTCTTCGTCGGTGCCGAGCAGGGCGCCACCGCCATCTTCGCCGGCGAAGGTGTCCATGAGTGGGTGCACGACGGCCGTCACCTGCTCGGCTTCCCCTGCCACTGA
- a CDS encoding SGNH/GDSL hydrolase family protein, translating to MSEKRSMPGCASIGSFVALGDSFTEGLGDETSDGACVGWADRLADLMARRSSVPFRYANLAVRGRVIDEIIEEQVPRVAELAPDLVSFCAGGNDILRLGSSVDHIADRFEEAITALSASANTVLVFTGFDPRDTPVLRRLRGRIATYTAHIHAIADRHDCAVVDLWSLKSIQHPSAWSEDRLHLSSEGHRQVALRAAEVLGLGPAHNARTSDVPQPPVRQQFQDLRWAKEHFLPWLGQHLLGRAADEALEPKRPELLPL from the coding sequence ATGTCGGAGAAGCGGAGCATGCCTGGTTGTGCTTCCATCGGCTCGTTCGTAGCCCTCGGAGACAGTTTCACGGAGGGGTTGGGCGATGAGACCTCTGATGGTGCGTGCGTGGGGTGGGCCGATCGACTCGCCGATCTGATGGCCCGCCGATCCTCAGTGCCATTCCGCTACGCCAATCTCGCCGTTCGGGGCCGAGTCATCGACGAGATCATCGAGGAGCAAGTGCCGCGGGTAGCGGAACTGGCCCCGGACCTGGTGAGTTTCTGCGCCGGCGGCAACGACATTTTACGGTTGGGGAGTTCCGTCGACCACATTGCGGACCGGTTCGAGGAGGCGATCACCGCGCTCAGCGCCAGCGCGAACACCGTGCTGGTCTTCACGGGGTTCGATCCGCGGGACACACCCGTACTACGCCGGCTGCGTGGACGGATCGCCACCTACACAGCTCACATCCACGCCATAGCGGATCGGCACGACTGCGCGGTCGTAGATCTGTGGTCCTTGAAGTCCATCCAGCATCCGAGCGCCTGGAGCGAGGACCGGCTGCATCTGTCGTCCGAGGGACACCGGCAGGTCGCACTGCGAGCCGCTGAGGTTCTCGGACTGGGGCCGGCACACAACGCGCGCACGTCGGACGTACCGCAGCCCCCCGTACGTCAGCAGTTCCAAGACCTCCGGTGGGCCAAGGAGCACTTCCTGCCCTGGCTCGGCCAGCACCTGCTCGGCAGGGCCGCGGATGAGGCCCTGGAACCAAAGCGTCCTGAGCTGCTGCCCTTGTAA
- a CDS encoding C40 family peptidase yields the protein MASHRRPKQSSPRYTGVLTATAAAAVALSTQAASADPLPDPTKKGVKAQVDRLYEQATQATEKYNGAKEKADALKEQVETLQDTAARKQGELNELRDRIGTVAAGQYRSGGLDPALQLFLSEDPDTYLEKATALDRAGDRQTAVLQQFLSEQRALQQQRGEASAKLRDLGSVQKELGKRKTEIQAKLREAQRLLNTLSAKERARIAEAEDRANRASARVDLGNEASASGRTAAAFAAAKSRVGMPYVWGASGPTSFDCSGLTSWAFRQAGVTIPRTSQAQAGVGTRINSLSALKPGDLIIMRSDLSHVGFYAGNGQILHAPKPGAQVRYESIARSGMPFMWGVRIG from the coding sequence GTGGCCTCCCACCGCCGCCCGAAGCAGTCCAGTCCGCGCTACACCGGCGTCCTGACCGCCACCGCCGCGGCGGCCGTGGCTCTGTCCACCCAGGCGGCTTCGGCCGACCCACTGCCCGACCCCACCAAGAAGGGCGTCAAGGCGCAGGTGGACCGCCTCTACGAGCAGGCGACCCAGGCCACCGAGAAGTACAACGGAGCCAAGGAAAAGGCCGACGCTCTCAAGGAGCAGGTGGAGACCCTCCAGGACACGGCGGCCCGCAAGCAGGGTGAGCTGAACGAACTCCGCGACAGGATCGGCACGGTGGCTGCCGGCCAGTACCGTTCGGGCGGCCTCGACCCGGCCCTTCAGCTCTTCCTCTCCGAGGATCCCGACACGTACCTGGAGAAGGCGACCGCGCTGGATCGGGCCGGCGACCGGCAGACAGCCGTACTGCAGCAGTTCCTCTCCGAGCAGCGGGCCCTCCAGCAGCAGCGCGGGGAAGCGTCCGCGAAGTTGCGCGACCTCGGCTCCGTACAGAAGGAACTGGGGAAGCGGAAGACTGAGATCCAGGCCAAGCTGCGCGAGGCCCAGCGCCTGCTCAACACCCTCTCGGCGAAGGAGCGGGCCCGGATCGCGGAAGCGGAGGACCGGGCCAACCGTGCGAGCGCACGGGTCGACCTCGGTAACGAGGCGAGCGCCTCGGGGCGCACCGCCGCGGCCTTCGCCGCCGCCAAGAGCCGGGTCGGCATGCCGTACGTCTGGGGCGCGAGCGGCCCGACCTCGTTCGACTGCTCCGGCCTCACCTCGTGGGCGTTCCGTCAGGCCGGCGTGACGATACCCCGCACCTCCCAGGCACAGGCCGGCGTCGGGACGCGTATCAACTCCCTCAGCGCTCTGAAGCCCGGCGACCTGATCATCATGCGCAGCGACCTCAGTCACGTCGGCTTCTACGCGGGGAACGGCCAGATCCTCCACGCACCCAAGCCCGGCGCTCAGGTGCGGTACGAGTCGATCGCCCGCAGCGGCATGCCCTTCATGTGGGGTGTACGCATCGGCTGA